One genomic segment of Chelonia mydas isolate rCheMyd1 chromosome 1, rCheMyd1.pri.v2, whole genome shotgun sequence includes these proteins:
- the LOC122465069 gene encoding TRIO and F-actin-binding protein-like, producing the protein MSDFVEHTPCENFEANVFAKSRCQNCFRAVGAHHQPSNQVPEEHTVEAPHSGATSGPDPGGLWDPLCILAPQCELYVCAGFDEGTEGWQESLVYTQLSSRTQDKHGETSTSTDICTDTSTGPGTSATLSGDCEMTRLLDSILGLDKQDMMNYAGQRKEVQIGALQSDRPRWGQTISCGSWGRTESQSFTKEISPRKAESSPVRQSAGDGWGKHQMESGYFSLERRKSDPTWVSSPPRASHSALPMLSDPIRTGRRLTSSVSSLDSDLPGYTRGGGEERHGLVRQEYTVLADLPKPKRISHREAFDQERSSSRTRSPGRAEVERIFGYERRKSETLEAFQALEEGLLDRLDGKTPLLAKEGRLGRRQSSPSLYREGNKRLPQQLEQPDRGRGEALRSVSPACRSERDWRSRVESMCHMSTDKCLDRERVPLQPSNPEKHTDSNWKSQRDSLHPTNSGKSSDNSWIGRGGHLCFLSPGKHTESNWKSPRETHPVSPVTRTERKWKGAKEPLHPMSAGKHMSERQSLEKKRHPVSPGKCTEHDQKGHGKSLRPVSPAGKPERDWRSQAETLRPRSPTRQPERDWRSQAETLRPVSPARKPERDWRSRAETLPPRSPARKPERDWRSQEEALYSRSQTQRSENKWKTQEECLCHMNPMQQLERDWRSQGEGLYSVSSGHQPETMWKSPVSPSQWSESDWKSHERSLGLSSEKQLENDRGKEETLLHQVSRSMEE; encoded by the exons ATGTCAGACTTTGTAGAGCATACCCCTTGTGAGAACTTTGAGGCCAATGTGTTTGCCAAGAGCCGATGCCAGAATTGTTTTCGGGCAGTTGGTGCTCACCACCAGCCCAGCAACCAG GTGCCAGAGGAACATACTGTGGAGGCCCCACACAGTGGTGCCACCAGTGGGCCAGACCCAGGTGGACTTTGGGACCCCCTGTGCATCTTAGCTCCCCAGTGTGAGTTGTATGTGTGTGCGGGCTTCGACGAGGGGACTGAGGG CTGGCAGGAGAGCTTGGTGtacacccagctcagcagccgAACCCAGGACAAGCACGGAGAAACCAGCACCAGTACTGATATCTGCACCGACACCAGCACCGGTCCCGGAACCAGCGCCACACTCTCTGGG GACTGTGAAATGACCAGGCTGCTGGACAGCATTTTGGGATTGGACAAACAAGACATGATGAACTACGCTGGCCAGAGGAAAGAGGTGCAGATTGGAGCCCTGCAGTCAGACAGACCCAGGTGGGGTCAGACCATATCCTGTGGATCCTGGGGGAGAACAGAGTCCCAGAGCTTCACGAAAGAAATCTCCCCTCGGAAAGCAG AATCCAGTCCTGTGAGGCAGAGCGCTGGAGATGGCTGGGGAAAGCATCAGATGGAGAGCGGTTATTTCTCTCTGGAACGCCGGAAATCTGACCCCACCTGGGTCTCCTCCCCGCCACGAGCCAGCCACAGCGCTTTGCCCATGCTCAGTGACCCGATAAGGACTGGCAGGCGTCTCACTTCCTCCGTCAGCTCATTGGACTCTGACCTACCTGGGTACACGAGGGGCGGTGGCGAGGAGCGACATGGCCTGGTGCGGCAGGAATACACGGTGTTGGCTGATCTGCCCAAGCCCAAGCGGATCAGTCACAGGGAGGCATTTGACCAGGAACGCAGCAGCTCCCGCACTCGGAGCCCAGGCCGGGCAGAGGTGGAGCGGATCTTTGGATACGAGCGCAG GAAGTCTGAGACGCTGGAGGCGTTCCAGGCCCTGGAGGAGGGCCTCCTGGACCGGCTAGATGGCAAGACCCCACTGCTGGCCAAAGAAGGCCGATTAGGCAGGAGGcagtccagccccagcctgtaCAGAGAG GGGAACAAGAGGCTCccacagcagctggagcagccggACAGAGGCCGAGGAGAAGCCCTGCGCTCAGTGAGCCCGGCTTGCCGATCAGAGAGAGACTGGAGGAGCCGAGTGGAATCCATGTGCCACATGAGTACAGATAAGTGCCTGGACAGAGAAAGGGTGCCTCTTCAGCCCTCGAATCCTGAAAAACACACAGACAGTAACTGGAAAAGCCAGAGGGATTCCCTGCACCCCACAAACTCCGGGAAGAGCTCAGATAACAGTTGGATTGGCCGAGGGGGGCACCTGTGCTTCTTGAGTCCTGGGAAGCACACAGAGAGCAACTGGAAGAGCCCAAGGGAGACCCACCCTGTGAGTCCAGTGACGAGGACTGAGAGAAAGTGGAAAGGTGCAAAAGAGCCCCTGCACCCTATGAGTGCTGGAAAACACATGAGTGAACGACAGAGCCTAGAGAAGAAACGCCACCCTGTGAGTCCGGGGAAATGCACAGAGCATGATCAGAAGGGCCACGGCAAATCACTGCGCCCTGTGAGTCCAGCCGGGAAGCCAGAGAGAGACTGGAGGAGCCAGGCAGAGACCCTGCGTCCCAGGAGTCCAACTAGGCAGCCGGAGAGGGACTGGAGGAGCCAGGCAGAGACCCTGCGTCCTGTGAGTCCAGCCAGGAAGCCGGAGAGGGACTGGAGGAGCCGGGCAgagaccctgccccccaggagcccagccaggAAGCCAGAGAGGGACTGGAGGAGCCAGGAAGAGGCTCTGTACTCCAGGAGTCAAACTCAAAGATCAGAAAACAAGTGGAAGACCCAAGAGGAGTGTTTGTGCCACATGAATCCAATGCAACAGCTAGAAAGGGACTGGAGAAGCCAAGGAGAAGGTCTGTACTCGGTGAGCTCAGGGCACCAACCAGAGACCATGTGGAAAAGCCCTGTGAGTCCAAGTCAATGGTCAGAGAGTGACTGGAAGAGCCATGAGCGGTCCCTAGGCCTAAGCTCAGAGAAGCAATTGGAGAATGACAGGGGCAAAGAGGAGACCCTCTTGCATCAAGTGAGTAGATCTATGGAGGAGTGA